From Actinoplanes oblitus, a single genomic window includes:
- a CDS encoding nitronate monooxygenase, with the protein MGVGVSGWPLAAAVARAGQLGVVSGVALDVLLARRLQLGDEGGHVRRALARFPVPAAAQSVLDRYFVPGGIADGTPFRPVPRLGLRPRRHGHLLTVIANFVEVFLAKDGHAGPIGVNLLEKIPMANPAAVYGAMLAGVDYVLMGAGLPTEVPRLLDALAENRPARLSVPVQGTSADEDHHVTLSPAALLGEMAGPLRRPRLLAIVSSATLAGYLARDDATRPDGFVLEQTGAGGHSARPRGRLTLDSDGEPVYGPRDQLNVPEVAALGLPFWLAGGQASPRSLIDARAAGAAGIQVGTAFALCRESGLDATVKRQLLRQATEGGLVVRNDVRASPTGFPFKVVSMAGTTADEQIYEHRQRRCDLGYLRTAFRRAEGEVGYRCPAEPVDEYVRKGGLIEDTAGSRCLCNGLAATVGFGQLRPGGYEEPPLVTLGQDVTFVAHLPHSADGYTATDVINYLLDRSSPNNAA; encoded by the coding sequence ATGGGTGTTGGTGTATCCGGCTGGCCTCTGGCTGCCGCCGTGGCCCGGGCAGGGCAGCTCGGAGTGGTTTCTGGCGTTGCCCTCGACGTCTTGCTCGCACGGCGACTGCAGCTCGGTGACGAGGGCGGTCACGTGCGCCGCGCGTTGGCGCGCTTTCCGGTGCCCGCAGCGGCGCAATCCGTGCTGGACCGCTATTTCGTGCCCGGGGGGATCGCCGACGGGACACCGTTTCGGCCGGTGCCGCGGCTCGGTCTGCGGCCTCGCCGCCACGGTCACCTGCTGACTGTCATCGCGAACTTCGTCGAGGTGTTCCTCGCCAAGGACGGCCACGCCGGCCCGATCGGCGTGAACCTTCTCGAGAAGATCCCGATGGCCAACCCGGCTGCGGTGTACGGGGCGATGCTCGCCGGGGTGGACTACGTTCTCATGGGCGCCGGGCTACCCACTGAGGTGCCACGGCTGCTGGACGCTCTCGCCGAGAATCGCCCCGCACGGTTGTCCGTGCCAGTTCAGGGCACGTCGGCGGACGAAGATCACCACGTCACCCTCTCCCCCGCCGCGTTGCTGGGCGAGATGGCCGGGCCGTTGCGAAGACCGCGACTGCTGGCGATCGTCTCGTCCGCCACGCTAGCCGGGTACCTGGCACGAGACGACGCCACCCGACCGGACGGTTTCGTGCTGGAACAGACCGGCGCCGGCGGCCACAGTGCCCGGCCGCGGGGACGGCTCACCCTCGACAGTGACGGTGAGCCGGTATACGGACCGCGCGATCAGCTCAACGTGCCCGAAGTCGCCGCGCTCGGCTTGCCTTTCTGGCTGGCCGGAGGGCAAGCCAGCCCGCGGAGCCTGATCGACGCACGGGCAGCGGGCGCCGCGGGCATCCAGGTGGGCACCGCGTTCGCACTGTGCCGCGAATCCGGACTCGATGCCACGGTGAAGCGACAACTGCTGCGCCAAGCCACTGAAGGCGGCTTGGTCGTACGCAATGACGTCCGGGCGTCACCGACCGGGTTCCCGTTCAAAGTCGTATCGATGGCCGGCACTACCGCGGACGAACAGATCTACGAGCACCGGCAGCGGCGGTGCGACCTCGGTTATCTCCGGACGGCGTTCCGACGGGCCGAGGGAGAAGTCGGCTACCGATGTCCGGCAGAACCGGTCGACGAATACGTCCGCAAAGGCGGCCTGATCGAGGACACCGCCGGTAGCCGGTGCCTCTGCAACGGGCTGGCCGCCACAGTCGGATTCGGTCAACTGCGACCGGGGGGCTACGAGGAGCCCCCTCTGGTGACGCTAGGACAGGACGTCACCTTCG